A single window of Mycosarcoma maydis chromosome 1, whole genome shotgun sequence DNA harbors:
- a CDS encoding uncharacterized protein (related to transaldolase) produces MTLELPTETTHLSDSLLAEFARHTTIDIDNNVASIAAQHNLAHRRLLELDETKHTNRAQIDQQVVNEFQSLFHDMTSNQIIVLSTYSELLTNDKNKAAKLVEMCVAAAKQIKGGMWNGKQLSSTVLERISVDGLTGAESDEEKHQQLASDILTVHFGLEMLPNLLASGNLHAQTATSQAYNASATVRHARRFVALYELISGDTVDSSRVCIKIPTTIAGLQAMRFLSSGGILDENNVGGPLLEGKIQVLATTVFAVEQGLAAAQAAGATYVAPYINALAAHFFDAENPSAEDKQKALDAGGRSISEIIYPLQRCLRRMRQQNNKIKTKVMAASFINAEEAIELCGLDHVTLGAGIVQALATTKLTDGIVETMHQASDKMRIAEEKELERYCATLAAIKDGEAQGCGGWLKQGHRSHARLEIVLTQDERCRYMLADALARFTSAEVKLRQLFVV; encoded by the coding sequence ATGACTCTAGAACTGCCCACCGAGACGACGCACCTTTCCGACTCGCTCTTGGCTGAATTTGCCAGACATACCACTATCGACATCGACAATAATGTAGCGTCCATTGCAGCCCAGCATAATCTGGCGCATCGTCGACTGCTCGAACTCGACGAGACGAAACACACGAACCGAGCACAGATCGATCAGCAAGTCGTCAACGAGTTTCAATCGCTTTTTCACGACATGACCTCGAACCAGATCATTGTTTTGTCAACCTACTCTGAACTTCTGACGAAcgacaagaacaaggctGCAAAGTTGGTTGAAATGTgtgttgcagcagcaaagcagatCAAGGGTGGGATGTGGAACGGCAAGCAACTATCCAGTACAGTATTGGAGAGAATCTCGGTTGATGGACTGACTGGTGCAGAGTCGGATGAGGAGAAGCATCAACAACTCGCATCCGACATTCTCACTGTTCACTTTGGGCTTGAAATGCTGCCCAACCTACTCGCCAGCGGTAATCTTCATGCACAGACGGCGACCTCTCAGGCCTACAATGCTAGTGCTACCGTCAgacacgctcgacgatTCGTCGCGCTATACGAGCTTATCTCTGGAGACACTGTCGATAGTTCGCGTGTCTGTATCAAGATTCCAACGACCATCGCCGGGCTGCAAGCTATGCGCTTCCTCTCTTCTGGCGGCATTCTGGACGAGAACAACGTTGGTGGACCACTGCTTGAGGGAAAAATTCAAGTGCTTGCAACGACTGTATTCGCAGTCGAACAGGGTCTCGCTGCAGCACAAGCGGCGGGGGCGACATACGTGGCGCCCTACATCAACGCTCTTGCTGCGCACTTTTTTGATGCGGAAAATCCGAGCGCAGAGGACAAGCAAAAAGCCCTAGACGCGGGCGGGCGATCGATCTCTGAAATCATCTACCCTCTGCAGCGTTGCTTGAGGCGAATGCGTCAGCAGAACAACAAAATCAAGACAAAGGTCATGGCGGCGTCGTTCATAAATGCTGAGGAAGCGATAGAGCTGTGTGGGCTCGATCATGTCACGTTGGGCGCAGGAATCGTGCAAGCGTTGGCAACCACCAAGCTTACGGATGGGATTGTAGAGACCATGCATCAAGCTAGTGATAAGATGCGCATCGCcgaggagaaggagctcgaaCGGTATTGTGCAACCTTAGCGGCTATCAAGGATGGTGAAGCACAGGGATGTGGAGGATGGCTGAAGCAAGGCCATCGATCGCACGCTCGTCTTGAGATCGTTCTGACACAGGATGAAAGATGCCGCTACATGCTAGCTGATGCTCTCGCCCGATTCACAAGCGCTGAAGTGAAATTACGTCAGCTGTTTGTTGTCTAA
- a CDS encoding succinate dehydrogenase assembly factor SDH5 (related to EMI5 - protein required for transcriptional induction of TF IME1), translating to MTIRNVTRGLRCTLAFRTLPNALPVQASLCRVDCALLSTTCARRKSGLKADGSRADQAEAGASQSLDKQSRTLDSVRDDTLSDPYPLPFSPDIVELNSVKTRVEAGLESKWSGVNLASSQQTLNHIDAPMRVPGRDSEARETKIARLIYQTRKRGTLETDLLLSTFAKKELKNLPDAELDEFDRLLDEPDWDIFYWCTQRKPIPARWAHSFNTAGKLGHRLVAHTRNDEKAVRWMPEL from the coding sequence ATGACTATCCGAAACGTGACGAGAGGCTTGCGATGTACGCTTGCGTTTCGCACGCTCCCGAATGCGCTTCCGGTGCAGGCGTCACTGTGTCGCGTAGATTGCGCGTTGCTATCCACGACATGTGCTCGACGCAAGTCGGGTTTGAAAGCGGATGGCTCGCGAGCGGATCAAGCGGAAGCAGGAGCGTCGCagtcgctcgacaagcaaTCTAGGACGTTGGACAGCGTGCGCGACGATACGCTGTCAGACCCGTACCCTCTGCCATTTTCGCccgacattgtcgagcTGAATTCGGTCAAGACACGTGTCGAAGCAGGACTCGAGTCCAAGTGGTCCGGAGTGAATCTGGCATCATCGCAACAGACGTTGAACCACATTGATGCGCCGATGCGCGTGCCTGGTCGTGACTCGGAAGCGCGCGAAACCAAGATCGCACGCCTCATCTACCAAACACGCAAACGCGGCACTCTGGAAACCGACCTGCTACTCAGCACATTCGCAAAGAAGGAACTCAAAAACCTGCCGGAcgctgagctcgacgagttCGACCGTCTCCTCGACGAGCCCGATTGGGACATCTTCTATTGGTGCACGCAGAGAAAGCCCATCCCTGCCCGCTGGGCACACAGCTTCAACACCGCCGGCAAACTCGGCCATAGGTTGGTCGCACATACCAGAAACGACGAAAAAGCCGTCCGATGGATGCCTGAACTCTAG
- a CDS encoding uncharacterized protein (related to L-serine dehydratase 1), with product MLRIGSSASLLLRTPRCTATAAQSSLAIHTCIAHRKNCTISQAHSLIAPSVLAHTRTTCPDGSRHATRHVRSLHTTKTSASTVEAAAAQNDPAPSEASETEHAVISTFDLFSVGIGPSSSHTVGPMRAGVIFVSDLADMDLLDRVHTIKINLYGSLALTGAGHMTPQALLGGLEGDDCETVDPPSVPVRFEEIKQAKKLYLGKNLFKTLGEGTTDSGKPITKGKMIDFDYDRDLKWMFGQVLPHHSNGIRMSVFDSDGEMLATNDYYSVGGGFVVNGALATPSSSATLSKAKPEMEHVKDVKHSHSTAATPLHDETLEVSAHPIDWGENVFYKQIRRSDAEAARRAGSAPTVEGLLPQVEAPTPALDSNSACVPSTTPESHSPEKLTSRPATGPPFPFHNAASLLRQCKTRNLTIAQVVYENELTWNPPEVVHEKLVKIWTTMDECIRAGVENEEKILPGPLAVRRRAPQLYARLLRGVYRGGASLHGGGAGYAKLDDGAPGIDSTAPVKRTQSTSLDLSTPKLRTRMIGNFNHAIMPCPPRRTNFPAIDYLTCYAIATNEQNAAGGRIVTAPTNGAAGVLPSVLKYCFEFIFDDDPVRDLTNFLLTASAIGMLFKRGATLSAAEGGCMAEVGVATAMAAAGFVAVLGGSPEKVLQASVIGIEHNLGLTCDPLNGQVQIPCIERNALGAVKAVTAAQLALAGDGKHSVSLDDAITAMRETARDMHTSYKETSLGGLATAVKVPVAIPDC from the coding sequence ATGTTGCGGATAGGGTCATCTGCATCTCTGTTGCTGCGTACTCCCAGATGTACGGCTACGGCAGCTCAAAGCAGCCTTGCTATTCACACTTGCATCGCGCATCGAAAAAACTGTACGATTTCGCAGGCTCACTCCCTCATTGCCCCATCTGTGCTGGCCCACACCCGTACCACTTGCCCCGACGGCTCAAGGCATGCAACTCGTCATGTACGATCTTTGCACACCACAAAAACTTCGGCCTCGACAGTAGAGGCTGCAGCCGCACAGAACGATCCAGCACcaagcgaagcgagcgagaccgaGCATGCCGTCATTTCCACCTTCGATCTGTTCTCCGTCGGCATTGGCCCATCTTCCTCTCACACTGTTGGTCCAATGCGTGCTGGTGTTATCTTCGTCTCAGACCTGGCCGACAtggatctgctcgatcgcgtACACACAATCAAGATCAACCTCTACGGGTCGCTTGCTCTGACAGGTGCAGGGCATATGACACCACAAGCGCTGCTGGGCGGTCTTGAGGGCGATGACTGCGAAACCGTCGATCCTCCTTCGGTTCCGGTTCGATTCGAAGAGATCAAGCAGGCAAAGAAACTCTATCTTGGCAAAAACCTCTTCAAAACGCTGGGTGAAGGAACCACAGATTCTGGAAAGCCGATCACGAAGGGAAAGATGATCGATTTCGATTATGATCGAGATCTCAAGTGGATGTTTGGTCAGGTGCTGCCTCATCACTCCAACGGGATAAGGATGAGCGTGTTTGACAGTGATGGAGAGATGCTCGCCACCAACGACTATTACTCGGTCGGAGGCGGATTTGTAGTCAATGGCGCGCTTGCtacgccatcgtcgtctgcgACCTTGTCCAAAGCCAAGCCCGAGATGGAACATGTCAAGGATGTCAAGCATAGCCATTCGACTGCTGCTACGCCACTGCACGACGAGACACTCGAGGTCTCGGCGCATCCTATCGACTGGGGTGAAAACGTGTTCTACAAACAGATTCGTCGTAGTGAcgccgaagctgcacgTCGAGCTGGGTCCGCGCCCACCGTCGAAGGACTCTTGCCTCAAGTAGAAGCTCCAACCCCGGCGCTTGATTCTAACTCTGCATGCGTGCCCTCCACGACGCCCGAATCGCACTCGCCGGAAAAGCTCACATCGCGACCCGCGACAGGCCCGCCATTCCCGTTCCACAACGCGGCTAGCTTGCTGCGACAATGCAAGACGCGCAACCTGACGATCGCACAAGTGGTGTACGAAAATGAACTGACGTGGAATCCGCCCGAGGTGGTGCATGAGAAGCTGGTCAAGATTTGGACTACGATGGACGAGTGCATCAGGGCAGGTGTTGAAAATGAGGAAAAAATATTGCCGGGCCCGCTGGCGGTGAGAAGGAGGGCGCCGCAGTTGTATGCGCGGCTGTTGAGGGGTGTCTATCGCGGCGGAGCTTCGCTCCACGGTGGAGGGGCAGGGTATGCCAAGCTGGATGATGGCGCACCGGGGATTGATTCCACTGCACCTGTCAAACGTACACAGTCGACGTCGCTCGATCTGAGCACGCCTAAGCTGCGCACGCGCATGATCGGCAACTTCAACCACGCCATCATGCCGTGTCCACCGCGCCGCACCAACTTTCCCGCAATCGACTATCTGACGTGCTACGCGATCGCTACCAACGAGCAGAACGCCGCGGGTGGGCGCATCGTGACCGCGCCCACCAATGGCGCCGCTGGCGTTCTGCCGTCAGTGCTCAAATACTGCTTCGAGTTCATCTTTGACGATGATCCCGTGCGCGACCTGACCAACTTTCTGCTCACCGCTTCCGCCATTGGTATGCTCTTCAAACGTGGTGCTACGTTATCTGCTGCCGAAGGCGGGTGTATGGCCGAAGTCGGGGTAGCCACCGCGATGGCAGCCGCTGGGTTTGTCGCCGTGCTGGGCGGTAGTCCTGAGAAGGTGCTCCAGGCTAGCGTGATCGGCATAGAGCACAATCTTGGCTTGACGTGCGATCCGCTCAATGGCCAGGTCCAGATCCCGTGCATCGAACGAAACGCGCTCGGCGCTGTCAAGGCGGTCACTGCTGCCCAACTTGCGCTCGCAGGCGACGGAAAACACTCGGTCAGCCTCGACGATGCCATCACCGCAATGCGCGAAACAGCCAGAGACATGCATACCAGCTACAAGgagacgagcttgggcGGATTGGCTACTGCAGTCAAGGTACCCGTTGCCATCCCGGATTGCTGA